A genome region from Stenotrophomonas maltophilia includes the following:
- a CDS encoding M13 family metallopeptidase: MNFRNLAPLGLTIAIAASLAACGKNESAPAANADAKPAFDQSQIKTPLISLNSADLDPAISACTDLNGFVNSKWLKANPVPGDQTTWGSFEILRERSLEVQHALVQQAAASQAKAGSVEAKIGDIWKTGNDEAKIEAAGLAPLQPQLDKITALNDTAAITQYLRDSQAEGKGVLFSLFANADYKDSANVIAYVGQGGLGLPEKGYYFDDAQANIRDAYVAYIAQVLTLSGVDAAQAAEQAKAVMAFETRLAKASMSRIEMRDPAKRYNPLSAADADKLTPNFSWTALFDTLKVPAAQKFSLAQPGFFGEMDKMLADVPASTWQAYLRFHTIDDASPYLSSQFEKANFDFYGTTLRGQKEMQPRWKRVLESVNGGMGEALGQLYVDAVFPAESKVAMQHLVENLSQALKARLEQLPWMGEETKKKALEKWASFTPKIGYPDKWREWTGLQTNGDSYLGNMQAARAFNYRYMLDKIGKPVDKTEWGMTPQTVNAYYNATKNEIVFPAAILQAPFFDAKADPALNYGGIGAVIGHEMMHGYDDSGSQFAANGNFDNWWTDADRKAFTERTDQLVAQFDGYEAVPGVFVKGKLTLGENIGDLGGLTVAYDALQMALKEDPKANVEVDGHSQDQRFFMNWATVWRRNFTDGELRVRLNTDPHAPANFRANGAPSNMPSYAAAFQCKAGDAMVRADDKRVVIW, translated from the coding sequence ATGAACTTCCGCAACCTGGCCCCGCTGGGCCTGACCATCGCCATTGCTGCCTCGCTGGCCGCCTGTGGCAAGAATGAATCCGCGCCGGCTGCCAACGCCGACGCCAAGCCGGCCTTCGACCAGTCGCAGATCAAGACCCCGCTGATCTCGCTCAACAGCGCCGACCTGGATCCGGCCATTTCGGCCTGTACCGACCTCAATGGCTTCGTCAACAGCAAGTGGCTGAAGGCCAACCCGGTGCCGGGCGACCAGACCACCTGGGGCAGCTTCGAGATCCTGCGCGAGCGCTCGCTGGAAGTGCAGCACGCGCTGGTGCAGCAGGCCGCCGCCAGCCAGGCCAAGGCCGGTTCGGTGGAAGCCAAGATCGGTGACATCTGGAAGACCGGTAACGACGAAGCCAAGATCGAAGCCGCCGGCCTGGCGCCGCTGCAGCCGCAGCTGGACAAGATCACTGCACTGAACGACACCGCCGCCATCACCCAGTACCTGCGCGACAGCCAGGCCGAGGGCAAGGGCGTGCTGTTCTCGCTGTTCGCCAATGCCGACTACAAGGATTCGGCCAACGTCATCGCCTACGTGGGCCAGGGTGGCCTCGGCCTGCCGGAGAAGGGCTACTACTTCGACGACGCGCAGGCCAATATCCGAGACGCCTACGTGGCTTACATCGCACAGGTGCTGACCCTGTCCGGCGTGGACGCGGCACAGGCCGCCGAGCAGGCCAAGGCCGTGATGGCCTTTGAAACCCGCCTGGCCAAGGCCTCGATGTCGCGCATCGAAATGCGTGACCCTGCCAAGCGCTACAACCCGCTCAGCGCCGCCGACGCCGACAAGCTGACCCCGAACTTCAGCTGGACCGCGCTGTTCGACACCCTGAAGGTGCCGGCCGCGCAGAAGTTCTCGCTGGCCCAGCCGGGCTTCTTCGGTGAAATGGACAAGATGCTGGCCGACGTGCCGGCCAGCACCTGGCAGGCCTACCTGCGCTTCCACACCATCGACGATGCTTCGCCGTACCTGAGCAGCCAGTTCGAGAAGGCCAATTTCGATTTCTACGGCACCACCCTGCGTGGCCAGAAGGAAATGCAGCCGCGCTGGAAGCGCGTGCTGGAGTCGGTCAACGGTGGCATGGGTGAAGCCCTGGGCCAGCTGTATGTCGACGCCGTGTTCCCTGCCGAATCCAAGGTGGCCATGCAGCATCTGGTGGAAAACCTGTCGCAGGCGCTGAAGGCGCGCCTGGAGCAGCTGCCGTGGATGGGCGAAGAAACCAAGAAGAAGGCACTGGAGAAGTGGGCCAGCTTCACCCCGAAGATCGGTTATCCGGACAAGTGGCGTGAGTGGACCGGCCTGCAGACCAACGGCGACAGCTACCTGGGCAACATGCAGGCCGCGCGCGCGTTCAATTACCGCTACATGCTGGACAAGATCGGCAAGCCGGTGGACAAGACCGAGTGGGGCATGACCCCGCAGACCGTCAACGCGTACTACAACGCCACCAAGAACGAGATCGTGTTCCCGGCCGCCATCCTGCAGGCGCCGTTCTTCGACGCCAAGGCCGATCCGGCGCTGAACTACGGCGGCATCGGTGCGGTCATCGGCCACGAAATGATGCACGGCTACGACGACTCGGGCAGCCAGTTCGCCGCCAACGGCAACTTCGACAACTGGTGGACCGACGCCGACCGCAAGGCCTTTACCGAGCGTACCGACCAGCTGGTCGCGCAGTTCGACGGCTATGAGGCGGTGCCGGGCGTGTTCGTGAAGGGCAAGCTGACCCTGGGCGAGAACATCGGCGACCTGGGCGGCCTGACCGTAGCCTACGACGCGCTGCAGATGGCGCTGAAGGAAGACCCGAAGGCGAACGTCGAAGTTGATGGCCACAGCCAGGACCAGCGCTTCTTCATGAACTGGGCCACCGTGTGGCGCCGCAACTTCACCGACGGTGAGCTGCGCGTCCGCCTGAACACCGACCCGCACGCCCCGGCCAACTTCCGTGCCAACGGTGCGCCGTCGAACATGCCGTCCTATGCCGCTGCATTCCAATGCAAGGCGGGCGATGCGATGGTGCGTGCAGACGACAAGCGCGTGGTGATCTGGTAA
- the gpmA gene encoding 2,3-diphosphoglycerate-dependent phosphoglycerate mutase: MTRKLVLLRHGQSQWNLDNRFTGWVDVDLTEQGRREAAAAGRLMREEGLQFDVAHTSVLKRAIHTLQGALAELEQDWLPVNKSWRLNERHYGGLQGLDKAETAAKHGEDQVKVWRRSYDIPPPAMDLEDPGHPIHDRRYAGLDRNALPGTESLATTLDRVLPYWHDAIAPQLKDGKTVLVTAHGNSLRALYKYLNNVSREEILELNIPTGIPLLFELNDDLTVKSFRYLGDPEAARKAAEAVANQGKAK; the protein is encoded by the coding sequence GTGACCCGTAAACTCGTACTGTTGCGCCATGGCCAGAGCCAGTGGAACCTGGACAACCGCTTCACCGGCTGGGTCGATGTCGACCTGACCGAGCAGGGGCGCCGGGAAGCGGCCGCCGCCGGTCGCCTGATGCGCGAGGAAGGCCTGCAGTTCGACGTCGCCCACACCTCCGTGCTGAAGCGCGCCATCCACACCCTGCAGGGTGCGCTGGCCGAGCTGGAGCAGGACTGGCTGCCGGTGAACAAGTCCTGGCGGCTCAACGAGCGCCACTACGGCGGCCTGCAGGGCCTGGACAAGGCCGAGACCGCCGCCAAGCACGGCGAGGACCAGGTCAAGGTGTGGCGCCGGTCGTACGACATCCCGCCGCCGGCCATGGACCTGGAAGATCCGGGCCACCCGATCCATGACCGCCGCTATGCCGGCCTCGATCGCAACGCGTTGCCGGGCACCGAATCGCTGGCCACCACCCTGGACCGCGTGCTGCCGTACTGGCATGACGCCATCGCGCCGCAGCTGAAGGACGGCAAGACCGTGCTGGTCACCGCCCACGGCAACTCGCTGCGCGCGCTGTACAAGTACCTCAACAACGTCTCGCGCGAGGAAATCCTCGAGCTGAACATCCCGACCGGAATTCCGCTGCTGTTCGAACTGAACGACGATCTGACGGTGAAGTCGTTCCGCTACCTGGGCGACCCGGAAGCGGCGCGCAAGGCCGCCGAAGCCGTGGCCAACCAGGGCAAGGCGAAGTAA
- the nfi gene encoding deoxyribonuclease V (cleaves DNA at apurinic or apyrimidinic sites), protein MNTVIDPGRWEGSVATARAQQTQLASRVERKDRLPRDVRWLAGLDVGFEDNGATTRAAAVLLDANTLQPVAQEIARIPTVMPYIPGLLSFRELPALLAALTLLPRTPDLVFVDGHGISHPRRLGVAAHLGVVTDLPSIGVAKSKLVGRFIEPGAEAGAHAPLRDGDEQLGWVLRSKVRCKPLFVAGGHRVSADTALDWVQRTLRGYRLPEPTRLADRLASRRDE, encoded by the coding sequence ATGAATACGGTGATCGACCCCGGACGCTGGGAAGGCAGCGTCGCCACTGCCCGCGCGCAGCAGACCCAGCTTGCCAGCCGCGTGGAGCGCAAGGACCGGTTGCCCCGCGATGTGCGCTGGCTGGCCGGGCTGGATGTCGGCTTCGAAGACAACGGCGCCACCACCCGCGCCGCAGCGGTGCTGCTGGACGCGAATACGCTGCAGCCCGTGGCGCAGGAGATCGCGCGGATTCCAACGGTGATGCCGTACATCCCCGGCCTGCTCAGCTTCCGCGAACTGCCAGCGTTGTTGGCCGCGCTGACGCTGCTGCCGCGCACGCCGGACCTGGTGTTCGTCGACGGCCACGGCATCAGCCATCCACGCCGGTTGGGCGTGGCCGCGCACCTGGGCGTGGTCACCGACCTGCCCAGCATCGGCGTCGCAAAGTCGAAACTGGTGGGCCGGTTCATCGAGCCGGGCGCCGAGGCCGGCGCGCATGCGCCACTGCGGGATGGCGATGAACAACTGGGCTGGGTGCTGCGCAGCAAGGTGCGCTGCAAGCCGCTGTTCGTGGCCGGCGGCCATCGGGTCAGTGCCGATACCGCGCTGGACTGGGTGCAGCGCACCCTGCGCGGTTACCGGCTGCCGGAGCCGACCCGGCTGGCGGACCGGCTGGCCTCGCGACGGGACGAATAG